The following is a genomic window from Desulfofarcimen acetoxidans DSM 771.
GTTGATAAAAATTAGGTGCCTGAATAGTTACCACGTCTATATAAAAACATCTTGCAGTTTTATCTCCAATCCCGGCATTAGTGATGTGGTTAGAACGTCTTCACAATCAAATATACCACCCCAACGCCATTCCTTTTCTCCGGCTATAAGCACTTCCACTAGTCTGTCATCGGTAGCAACCATCCAGTATTCTTTCACACCACTGTCGAAATATAATTTGCGTTTTTTCTTTCGGTCACGACTCATGGTAGCTGGGGATAATATTTCTACAATCAAATCAGGAGCACCTTGAACATATTCCTCTACAATTTCCAACCGTTCTCTGGAGATGAAAAAAATGTCCGGCTGTACCGTTTGACTCCCTAAATAAACATCTAAAGGGGCAATGAAAACCTCACCTAAACAATTCTTATCTACAAATTTAGATATTTTTTGGCTAAGTTTATATAATATACGTTGATGCTTAACAACAGGAGATGGGACCATTAACAACTTTCCTCCAATCAATTCATACCGATTGCCATCGTCCAATTTTAAATAATCCTCTATTGTGTAAACCTTATCATCTGAAACAGTCAAACCCTCTCTCATCCGGCTTCACCCCCTTTCATTATATTTACATTATACTATTTGCAGTCTGTCTTGTCAGCACAAGTAAACAGGCGTTTATTCTCAGACATACCTCGACAAGGCTGTGCATTAATCTGGCAAAGCAGGCTTTTCCCCGGATACCAATTCGGAAGAAGCCAAGTAAACGAAGCAGTAGCGGGAAATATTTATGTTAGGCATAGTTGTTCGAATAGCAGTAGATTTACCCGAATCTACATGTTTGGTAATTATGGTTAGACAACCAGATAACCCTATTGTCTAAAATAAATTTACAAAACTATTCCGCAGGTTTTCTTTTATCTCATGTTCAACCTTAAATCGCCTTCAAAGCTTTGATTTTACTGGATTTGTACTTCAAAAATGCCGTTTGCAGTGTAGACTTTCAGATGTCTTTAAAGCCTTTATTTTCAAGGTTTTGAGGTCTGACAAAAATTATTGGTTGAAAGTCAGTCTAAAATCAGGAATTTAGAATAAAAAAAACGGCAACCTCAAAGAGGTATGCCGTCTAATGGATACGCTACGTTTCGAGTATACCAAAAATCGTGCCATCGCTACATAAAAAATATACCAGTACCGAAATAGTAGAAATAACAACATCTCCATCTCTACCTCGGTAAGTCAAAGATACAAAAAAATAAAATATCCTCTTGACAAGGTAAACAGTATGATATAAGCTGCAATTGACTAATAAAATCGCAGAAGATAAATAGTTTCCCCAGGGAAGCCATATCTATATATTGGGGTATATTGAGTACGTTTGACTGACTGACTTTTTATTTACAAAAAAAATAAATCATTGAATATTCATTCTCTCCTTTTATTATTTAGGGGAGATTTTGTGATTTAAATGGGTTATTAAGATAGTCTACTGATATAGAAATCAAGAACTTTATAAAAGTTATCATCGGAAACTATTAATCACGGTAATATAATAGGTAATGTCAAATGATGGTATTACGAAAGCCTTTGTATATCAGGCCTTTAGTAGTGGCTCATTTTAACATAGCATAAAAATGGATTTTTCAATTTGGAGTTGGCCTACTAAAGTAATAGCGTATCCAATCTGTTGAAGTACTGTCGGTACTACTGCTGCCCGGATTATATTT
Proteins encoded in this region:
- a CDS encoding Uma2 family endonuclease, encoding MREGLTVSDDKVYTIEDYLKLDDGNRYELIGGKLLMVPSPVVKHQRILYKLSQKISKFVDKNCLGEVFIAPLDVYLGSQTVQPDIFFISRERLEIVEEYVQGAPDLIVEILSPATMSRDRKKKRKLYFDSGVKEYWMVATDDRLVEVLIAGEKEWRWGGIFDCEDVLTTSLMPGLEIKLQDVFI